The Pelistega ratti genome window below encodes:
- the trkA gene encoding Trk system potassium transporter TrkA, whose product MKILLIGAGRVGSSVAENLVSEKNDITIVDTNKEQLAYLQERFDLKVIYGDGSSPDILAQAGAEDTDLMVACAATDAVNLVACKLAKDIFNIPRRIARVRGRYYAKHPNILQDHFGVDSTISPEDSVTQYLQGLIAFPDALQVVNFADGKISVVIIKISKRSTLLDYQIDKQHLNLPHGRGRILELVRDGESLPLDRLFNLKVGDELVLSMDTTEIDKAVARLTKANKKARSVMIAGGGNIGAQLAMVLAQTNYNVRIIEQNRERCEQLASILPENVLVLHGNGTDESLLVSENIDEMDTWVSTTNDDEDNIMSSLLAKRLGAHKVIALIARHAYGELMEGSMIDVAVSPSQATIGALLHEVRQGAIVKGHRLRQGKSEVIEFEVIGDEKNSNVVGRTVEAIRLPSSSEIAAILRDNDIIIPTSDTVIQSGDHVIVYAANRNTMKRIEKLFQVSLMFF is encoded by the coding sequence TGCTAATTGGAGCAGGGCGAGTAGGCTCTAGTGTTGCTGAAAACCTTGTTTCTGAGAAAAATGATATTACGATTGTTGATACGAATAAAGAACAACTAGCTTATCTTCAAGAACGCTTTGATTTAAAAGTTATATATGGAGATGGCTCGTCACCTGATATACTAGCACAAGCAGGCGCAGAAGATACCGATTTAATGGTTGCCTGTGCCGCCACTGATGCGGTTAATTTGGTCGCATGTAAGTTAGCTAAAGATATTTTCAATATCCCACGTCGTATCGCCCGAGTGCGTGGACGTTATTATGCAAAACATCCTAATATCTTGCAGGATCATTTTGGGGTTGATTCTACTATTAGTCCTGAGGATAGTGTTACACAGTATTTACAAGGGTTAATTGCGTTCCCTGATGCATTACAAGTAGTTAATTTTGCAGATGGCAAAATTAGTGTTGTTATTATTAAAATTAGTAAGCGAAGTACCTTACTAGACTATCAAATTGATAAGCAACATTTAAATCTACCGCATGGACGAGGACGTATTCTTGAGTTGGTGCGTGATGGTGAATCATTACCTTTAGACAGATTATTTAATCTTAAAGTAGGTGATGAATTGGTTTTATCTATGGATACCACTGAAATTGATAAAGCCGTTGCACGATTAACGAAGGCAAATAAAAAAGCACGATCAGTCATGATTGCTGGTGGTGGAAATATCGGTGCTCAGTTAGCGATGGTTTTAGCTCAAACAAATTATAACGTCAGAATCATTGAGCAAAACCGAGAACGTTGTGAACAACTTGCTTCTATCCTTCCTGAAAATGTATTGGTACTGCATGGCAATGGAACAGATGAGTCTTTGCTCGTCAGTGAAAATATTGATGAGATGGATACATGGGTATCTACAACCAATGATGATGAAGACAATATTATGTCAAGTCTCTTGGCTAAGCGTTTAGGTGCGCATAAGGTGATTGCATTAATTGCGCGGCATGCCTATGGAGAGCTAATGGAGGGGAGTATGATTGATGTAGCTGTTTCTCCTTCTCAAGCCACTATTGGTGCATTGTTACATGAAGTAAGGCAAGGAGCAATTGTAAAAGGGCATCGCCTTCGTCAAGGGAAATCAGAGGTGATTGAGTTTGAAGTAATTGGTGATGAGAAAAACTCTAATGTTGTTGGTCGTACCGTTGAGGCTATACGTTTACCTTCTTCTTCAGAAATAGCGGCTATTTTGCGTGATAATGATATTATTATTCCAACCAGTGATACGGTTATCCAAAGTGGTGATCATGTTATTGTTTATGCGGCAAATAGGAATACGATGAAGCGAATAGAGAAGCTTTTTCAAGTATCCCTTATGTTTTTCTAA